The Ischnura elegans chromosome 10, ioIscEleg1.1, whole genome shotgun sequence genome contains the following window.
GAATGACAATACGTGGACCCATTACATTTCTCACTGCAACCTATGTTCAGTTGACTTTACGAATAATATTGTACATTGAGGAAGTATCTAATGTAATTTAATGAGACAAAATTATCAGACTTTACCATTGTATTAGGGAATAGGGAATTCAGAGAATTCCCTATTCCCTAATACAATGGTAAAATACAATGGTATTCCCTAAAAAATGGTAAAGATTCAGGGAATACGTCCTTTAGTTAAGTTGCTAATTGGCTGAAGTGAAAATGTTTGAGACTGGAAAATCCAAATCCtaattaaattcagaaataataaatacagcacactcccgataatccgggctaatgatggggaaagacggcacgaataatcggaaaacatggataaacctaactttcactttaatgtctcgctgtgttcataatttacgtaaagcaaacaatatattattatttatgcagttattctgttatttaagagtgcttgccggattcattgagagctttctttgccagtctgcaatctttttagtggcgataacatggttgcactcgtaTTATTTCTGCTCCATATAAGACCTCGTTTCGAAAACCACGTGATCACGGATACTGAATAGTGGTTTGCGCGAATACTTCAAAACATTGCCCAATATCGGAAActacactttcaggcaccacgccacgtagtcgtgTCTCGCACAATTTTCCCGGGTTGCAACTActgcgggacgtgtatctgtgatcacggagcACGTTCGCACAATGCGGgtcttggaaaacaggaacatggagctgctgtgaatgcagctagcgtgcgatTGAATccgttttatgaaggggattctaattgAAATAATAAGTCCAGTGTAACCCAGCATTAAAATGGAGTGATTCCGGTGATTCTGCGttcggttttattttttataaagatcgcggtaACATTGAGAGAGAGTGAAAATTATGCTCAGATAATCCGTAACACGGATgtaccacagccggataatcgggagtctgctctATTGCCAAAAATATGTTCTCATTTGAGTAAGTAATCATTACTGGAGGGGAGAGTAAATGTTTATTAGTGAAGGGGTTTACTTCATCTATTCTACCTTCACTTGACATTTGGTTTTTCCAGTCTTTCAGCATTCACCCAGCatgtaaatattgcaatattcTTACTTGTCCTTTCAAGGAGGGAGGCATTCTTCTTCTGTACCACTGCAAACCCTTGGCATAATTTTCGTCACGGTCAAAGAAATGAGCTTCTCCAGCTGCTTTCTGAACCAAAGGATGAAGATGTAACATTTCCAGTAGAGCTCTTGTCCCTCCTTTCCTAACTCCTATGATGAGAGCCTAAAAAGAAGAACCGCGGCAATCAATAAAATTGGCCTTCAATTCATagagaatttattaatttcagcCATTTTAGATTACTGTTAATTTCTCTTAGCAAGCTGAAAGCTAggagcatttaaaataaatctcaCCTACTTCAGTATCTGTGCCTTTAAACTAGTATGATTGGATTCAAAGAAAACAGTGAGTTAACAAATGATAGTTAAAAACATAACGAGTGAAAAATTCTACGAAGACATGaagcaaaacaagaaaagaatatttgttttacaaatatattatcTATACAAATAAGAAATTGGCAgcaacaatttaattgaaatcTGATAATGCATACATCCATAATTACCTGAGGCAGTCTTCTAGTAGCTTTTGGAAATTTGATCCTATTTCCCGATGTAGCCATCTGCGTCATTTCTTCTTCACCCATGTAATCTTCTTCAAAGTTGCCTTCGGCCCCTGTTGTTGCACTGTCAATTCCATAAGCAGCATTGAGCTCatttttctctatgaaagcgaTGTTTAGATCAAAATCATTATGATTACTGTTGCCTCCTTCATCAATGGGAGGTGGCTTGGTTAGATTTTCCGGGCTTGAAAGGGTACCTCCTTTATAATCCTTCGGACTAGTTGTCTTCTGAGCACCAACTTCTCCAAAAACCATGTTTCTTCCATCAGTGTGACTTTCTTTTGATGTACTTCTGATATCGGGGTCTGTAACAGCATGCTGCTCAACAACATTCTTGGTGACACTATCAAGATGCAAATTTTCAGTATGCTCGGAGACAGATTTGGGAGGCCCTTCTGTATTTATACCAACAGCATTAGTTACCTGAGTTTTCTGATTGGTAAAGTTAGCTTTCTTCAAGAAGTAGAAAGTGGATTTTGAAATACTGGGCTTCAACACACTACCATTTTTCCCACTGGAGTCATTTAGTAGATTTTTTCCTATGCCTGACAATGGCttacttttctcattatttctgcCCACTGCTATTTCAAAGCTCGAGCCTTTTAAATCCATCTCCCCAATGAggccttttttcgattttatctcCATGCTCTCACTCTCTCTACTTCTCGTCCAATTAAGAGTGTCTTTTCTGCTCTTGAAGTAGGTAATACTTCCATCAGCTCCCTTCTTTTCCTTCACCATTCCAACTTCCTCTTTAACCAAAATACTGCGGTAAATTGGTCCACTAGCCACCATCAAGCCTCCAATTCTAGCATTTTCTGTCTGATGTACTGATGATTTTTTGAGATAAGAACTTTCAGAGCTAAAGGACGAAGTAGAAGTGTCTTCTTCTTGAACCAAAAAAAATGTAGGCTTGATGTACAAGGATGAATCAGTTGACAAAGCATGGAGAGATATTAGCAATGAAGTTACAGCaaggcaaaatattaatattgtaagCTTGGATCTTTTGGCCGAGCCCGTagtggaaagaaaaatgtttcgaTTATATTTCCTGTCAGGTGACTTAAAGTTAGATAAATGTCGACCTCTTCCCCGTGACGAAAATTCGCCGCAGTGGTTAAATTTTGGAGAAACAGATGTGTTGCTCTCACCATCATATTTTAGACAATCAAAAACACTTCTGTGGCTTTCTTCAACCTTTTTCGAGTTATCTTCTCTTGAATTTGCCAAGGAATTTAAATGAGTACTTGACGAAACAATGCTCTTCATCATGGTAAGACAACTACTTCCATAGGAATAATGCTTGGCAGCAGATTTACCCGCAGAACAGAGCTGTTTTCTGTTCACATCCTCCCTTACTTTGACGAAATTCTCTTCGACATGTGTTTCCCTCGCTTTTCTTAAGTCAACATTTGGCTTGTTCTTACTCGTTCTGCTGATTCTAAATGGTTTCAAGTATCCTTCTGAACGTTTATTatgaattttccttttcatgGAGTGATAGCTTGAGTGGAGAGTTTCCAAGCCCTCTGAATCCCTGTTGTGTGCTTGCTGCTCATGGTAAAGACTTCCTCCATAGTTATTTTTAGGCAGGGGTGATGTGCAAGCAAAATTTGAAGAGGACACATTAGTGGAATCCTGACTATTGTTCAAACTGACTTCCTCCATTAGTTCTAGTTTCTCTGAAACCACCTTTGGTTGGGacatggcttcatattttttatgcgaGATAGCTCTCAAAATAGGGTGAACTGCAGGACTGAGATGAGGTAAGTGTATGGTGGGCTTTCCCTCATTATTGAAGCACTCAGAATGAAAAGGAAGTAACACACCAGAAGGCGATGCCCCATCATGTTTTACACCATCTTCGTTTTCTTTAAACTGGACGATGTTCACTATTGTTTCACCAGGTATATTTATggacattttctcattttttcccttcaattcCTCTTCGGGAAGCATAGAAATGGTACTAAATGTATCATTGGCATCTTTACTGTTGGTTTCTGGCCTATCCCCCAAGCAACCCAAAAGAATATTTGGCTGCAAACTACTGTGCACATTTCCTTGGGATGAAATTTCAGggtcatttaaaataatgaagcaaTGTTGATCCTTTGGAATTTTAACACATTCTTCTGCTTCACAGACAGAAGACTTGGCGGAAAAAATATCTGCAAATGCTATTTCTTTCTGGGAAGTTGTGCCAGCATTTAAAACCTCTTCTTGAACACCATTATGCATCAGaaaaatatcttctatattatgtACATCTCTAAAAGAGCTCTCTGCAACTggtttcagaaattttaaatctGGATCTGAACTTTCACTTTGTGAATATATACCCAATGGAACGATGGGAATGAATTCTAGATTATTGCCATTCAATTGCAGATCAACTGAGGTATGTGTTGAATATTGCTGATTAGGACGGGATGAACCAAGCTTTATGCTCAAAGAGTCCTTTTCACAAATAGAAATACTTAATGAGTGGAGTAGCTGAGAGGATGGCACAAGTATGCCCATGAACAGAGATTTATCATCTTTCTTACGTGGCAATGGCAATTCTCTATCCAAGAAAGACTTCTCCATCGGTGCAATCACACAAGAAACAAAATCACTGAAGATACTCTCTTCTTCTGGTTTGAGTTCATATGGTAAAACACCATTAAGTGACgttgatttcatttcaattgtaataTCAGCTGCAGGGATAACTTTAACAAACATTTGAACATGAGGGTCAGCATGAGCGGATTCTTCTCCTCCGATGAAGTAATTCTTGACAGAGACAACTTTAATGATACCCAAATTTCCATTCTTGTTCAAATCAGGGGAATGAAGTccagaagattttttcataacCAAGGCTTTACGATCACAACTTAAATTCCTTTGGCTTGCTTGGATTATTTCTGATAAATTTAACGAAAACTGTTCAGCAAAAGCTGGAATTTCTGCTAAAACAAGAACTAGTTGTTCCAGAAACATTATTCTTCTTGATTTCGAGAGCAAATATCTATCATTCAATCCATTACCTCTAGAATCAGAATGAGTAAGGTCAGAATTATTATTCACCTTGGGTGAATAATACTCACAAAAgccatttgatgaaattttacatGTAGGATCCATGActaatgtgaatttaaaaatatttaagtgatcTTCGTCCAAAATAGATgacaaagataaaattttagcaccagaataaaaattattatattgtgaTCTCTTTGTCAGTTGTGGCAGTAGACAACTTATGTGAAGAGGCTTATCGGAGAGGGAAGATAAACTCCATGGTGGATACTTTCCTGATTCAGAAGATTCTGAAGTAGACAACTGTGTGTAGGAATGTTCTTGGCTTAAAATTCCACAGTTGAACTGGCCTTGCAGATAGTACTTTTGTAATGCTTGACCTAACGCACGTGAATTATCATGACAGCAACTTGAACACACGTTTTCAGAAGCATTGAAAATATGAGCGTCTCGAATATTTTCTCtacaatggcaaaaaattaatgtattatcATTCTGATCTTCTTTAGCGTATGGAATTTTTGGATGAGATcttaaaaatgaagtaatttgCTCATTTTCAAAGATAACACAGGAACGATTGGCTACTTGTTCCATTGAGGGATCCCTCAGTCTTTCAATAGAAGATGAACAGTAACAGTCATTTAAGTATTCCAGTTCAGGTATGCAACCAACATCAGGCTGACTTCCAGAGCCAGACATTAGAAGATATGATTCTAATGAGGCTGCCTTTgccaaaggaatttttttagacAATTCAGACCCTTCATTAACAGCAAATACATTAGATTCTGTTGTGCCCACGTCCAAAGCAGAAGTTGTAGTATTTTGCTTGGAAATATCATATGTACAATTAGAATTTGGAAAACTACGTTGCGGACTGACCAAGGAAGAAGATTCAAATAACTCTTGAGCGACTGCTGAGCTTTCATCTATACTGGTCGTTTTTGAAGTAATCACTTTTGATATGCAAGGATCAGGATCAATAGGAAAAGAACTTTCTTGAGATGGAAGTGAATGGGCATTCCTGCAAGGTATATTAGTGCCATTGCAGGAATGCATATTCAAGGAGTTCAGTGTTGCCATGTCTACAATAGTTGATGAGGAAGGTACAGTAAGAATTTGCTGAGAAACAAGGCCTTGTGTTGGTGTTACCATTGTAGATTCTGTTGAGTAAGATTGAGAAGAGAATATTCTAGAGGCAGAGGTAGGTGAGACAGAAGTGGCAACACTGCGCACCGACATGGTGCAtctgaaaaaaaaaggaatggaaatgattagcccataaaaaaattttactaaCAAATTTTAACAGAAAACCACTAATATAAAGGTGCGTTtgcactgtgtaacatgttatataaaacacgctacataaaacatattttacgaaaaagttacaaatctgtGTAATATATTTCAAGTAACactgtgttataaaacaaaaattcgtattatacaacaagtttttggtttccagCTTTGAGTgtgaaaccaaaaacttgttttatgacatgaatttttgttttaaata
Protein-coding sequences here:
- the LOC124167338 gene encoding uncharacterized protein LOC124167338, with product MSVRSVATSVSPTSASRIFSSQSYSTESTMVTPTQGLVSQQILTVPSSSTIVDMATLNSLNMHSCNGTNIPCRNAHSLPSQESSFPIDPDPCISKVITSKTTSIDESSAVAQELFESSSLVSPQRSFPNSNCTYDISKQNTTTSALDVGTTESNVFAVNEGSELSKKIPLAKAASLESYLLMSGSGSQPDVGCIPELEYLNDCYCSSSIERLRDPSMEQVANRSCVIFENEQITSFLRSHPKIPYAKEDQNDNTLIFCHCRENIRDAHIFNASENVCSSCCHDNSRALGQALQKYYLQGQFNCGILSQEHSYTQLSTSESSESGKYPPWSLSSLSDKPLHISCLLPQLTKRSQYNNFYSGAKILSLSSILDEDHLNIFKFTLVMDPTCKISSNGFCEYYSPKVNNNSDLTHSDSRGNGLNDRYLLSKSRRIMFLEQLVLVLAEIPAFAEQFSLNLSEIIQASQRNLSCDRKALVMKKSSGLHSPDLNKNGNLGIIKVVSVKNYFIGGEESAHADPHVQMFVKVIPAADITIEMKSTSLNGVLPYELKPEEESIFSDFVSCVIAPMEKSFLDRELPLPRKKDDKSLFMGILVPSSQLLHSLSISICEKDSLSIKLGSSRPNQQYSTHTSVDLQLNGNNLEFIPIVPLGIYSQSESSDPDLKFLKPVAESSFRDVHNIEDIFLMHNGVQEEVLNAGTTSQKEIAFADIFSAKSSVCEAEECVKIPKDQHCFIILNDPEISSQGNVHSSLQPNILLGCLGDRPETNSKDANDTFSTISMLPEEELKGKNEKMSINIPGETIVNIVQFKENEDGVKHDGASPSGVLLPFHSECFNNEGKPTIHLPHLSPAVHPILRAISHKKYEAMSQPKVVSEKLELMEEVSLNNSQDSTNVSSSNFACTSPLPKNNYGGSLYHEQQAHNRDSEGLETLHSSYHSMKRKIHNKRSEGYLKPFRISRTSKNKPNVDLRKARETHVEENFVKVREDVNRKQLCSAGKSAAKHYSYGSSCLTMMKSIVSSSTHLNSLANSREDNSKKVEESHRSVFDCLKYDGESNTSVSPKFNHCGEFSSRGRGRHLSNFKSPDRKYNRNIFLSTTGSAKRSKLTILIFCLAVTSLLISLHALSTDSSLYIKPTFFLVQEEDTSTSSFSSESSYLKKSSVHQTENARIGGLMVASGPIYRSILVKEEVGMVKEKKGADGSITYFKSRKDTLNWTRSRESESMEIKSKKGLIGEMDLKGSSFEIAVGRNNEKSKPLSGIGKNLLNDSSGKNGSVLKPSISKSTFYFLKKANFTNQKTQVTNAVGINTEGPPKSVSEHTENLHLDSVTKNVVEQHAVTDPDIRSTSKESHTDGRNMVFGEVGAQKTTSPKDYKGGTLSSPENLTKPPPIDEGGNSNHNDFDLNIAFIEKNELNAAYGIDSATTGAEGNFEEDYMGEEEMTQMATSGNRIKFPKATRRLPQALIIGVRKGGTRALLEMLHLHPLVQKAAGEAHFFDRDENYAKGLQWYRRRMPPSLKGQITVEKSPSYFVTPEVPERVRAMNASIRLLLIVREPVTRAISDFAQLRSHSLAAKANSTMRTKLDGVDEDYGKKVARPLSSFESLAILPDGRVDMSWRPISVSLYHRHISAWLEAFPRDQILIVDGDQLASNPAPVLASVEKFLKLRPALTPTHFYFNATKGFYCLRSLPPGKPVDGMAMMPSSLSQSSLPEGKCLRESKGRRHPHVDPSVVHKLRRFFAEHNRRFYEMVGEDFGWPEE